The Planctellipticum variicoloris DNA window GGGGTTGGCCCACGATCGGCCGCTCATCGTCTTCGAACACAAAGCCCCCCGGCGGACGCGGGCCGTGAAACTGGTGATAGGTGCATTCGATCCGGCCGTTGTAGAGCTTCCGCCGGCGGTCGTCCCGGCGACGGAAACAGCGCTCGAAGCCGGGATGCGACGTCAGCACATAGATCGACCAGGTCTTCAGCGGCTCAAAGGCGTCGTGCATATCATCGTAAATCGCCTCGGCCGATTCGTGATCCCCCATCCGCTCGCCATAGGGCGGATTGCAGATAATGACGCCATACTCGCGGCTGGTCTTCAATTCGAGGACGTCCATTTCGCGGAAATTGATGTCTCCGGGAACCCCGGCGTCGCGGGCGGCCTTTTTGGCCATCGTGATGGCTTTGCCGTTGATGTCGGTCGCCTGAATCTGCGCCTGCAGGCCGGGCTTCTCCAGGTCACGGGCTTCGTCGCGGGCCTGCTTCCAGACCTCGCGCGGAATCCACGGCCAGGTTTCCGACAGGAAGTTGCGGGCGATCCCGGGGGCGCGGTTGCGACCGATCAGGGCCGCCTCGATGGGAATGGTGCCGGAGCCGCAGAACGGATCCCACAGCGTCCGTTCGGGGTGCCAGTAGCTAAGCTGCACCAGGGCCGCGGCGAGTGTTTCCTTGAGAGGCGCGGGACCGGCGAATTCGCGGTAGCCCCGCTTGTGGAGGCCGTCGCCGGTGGTGTCGATCGACATCGTGGCGGTGTCGCGAAGCAGCGAGACCTCAATGGGAAACTCGGGGCCGTTCTCCTGGAACCAGTACCGCTGGTGGGTCCGCTTGAGGCTTTCCGCGATCGATTTCTTGGTGACCCCCTGCACGCTGGGAACCGCCGTGATCATCGACCGGACGCTC harbors:
- a CDS encoding THUMP domain-containing class I SAM-dependent RNA methyltransferase — encoded protein: MDRIELIATAAFGLEAVVSRELAQLGYNEQTVEDGRVAFMGDALAICRTNLWLRSAERILVKVGAFPARDFGELFDNSVALPWDRYLPVDAKFPVSGKSVRSMITAVPSVQGVTKKSIAESLKRTHQRYWFQENGPEFPIEVSLLRDTATMSIDTTGDGLHKRGYREFAGPAPLKETLAAALVQLSYWHPERTLWDPFCGSGTIPIEAALIGRNRAPGIARNFLSETWPWIPREVWKQARDEARDLEKPGLQAQIQATDINGKAITMAKKAARDAGVPGDINFREMDVLELKTSREYGVIICNPPYGERMGDHESAEAIYDDMHDAFEPLKTWSIYVLTSHPGFERCFRRRDDRRRKLYNGRIECTYHQFHGPRPPGGFVFEDDERPIVGQPPAVQCEPDTEPPALS